From the genome of Ignavibacteriales bacterium, one region includes:
- a CDS encoding N(4)-(beta-N-acetylglucosaminyl)-L-asparaginase, with the protein MKITRRDFVKAGALVSGGLMVNQLSPSNIFGQQPVDGNLIAVSTWGGTIKSTEKAFEYLKAGKNSLDALEAGIRVAEDDPTNSSVGYGGFPDEDGIVTLDASVMDWNGNAGSVGCIEGIKNPISVAKLVMQRTKHVMLVGDGAKKFALQNGFKEENLLTENSRQAWEKWKKENPHGVNRVDEKNHDTIGLLAIDNSNNLSGGVSTSGMAWKIHGRVGDSPIIGAGMFVDNEFGGAVATGNGEFVMRTVGSFLVVEKMRDGLSPQEACEFAIKRIYKTAKNNKDIQIGYLAINKKGDVGAFSLYDGFTYALTNGKESKVVKSEFLTK; encoded by the coding sequence ATGAAAATCACCCGTCGTGATTTTGTTAAAGCCGGCGCACTTGTAAGCGGCGGATTAATGGTAAATCAACTTTCTCCTTCAAATATATTTGGGCAACAACCGGTTGACGGAAATTTGATTGCCGTTTCAACCTGGGGCGGTACAATTAAATCAACTGAAAAAGCTTTTGAATATTTGAAAGCCGGGAAAAATTCACTCGATGCTTTAGAAGCCGGTATCCGTGTTGCAGAGGATGATCCGACAAATAGTTCCGTTGGTTACGGAGGATTTCCGGATGAGGATGGTATTGTTACACTCGATGCATCGGTTATGGACTGGAATGGTAATGCAGGTTCGGTCGGATGTATTGAAGGAATAAAAAACCCGATCTCTGTAGCAAAACTTGTTATGCAGAGAACAAAACATGTAATGCTAGTCGGCGACGGCGCAAAAAAGTTTGCGCTACAAAACGGATTCAAAGAAGAAAACCTTTTAACAGAAAATTCCCGGCAAGCATGGGAGAAATGGAAGAAGGAGAATCCGCATGGTGTAAATCGTGTTGATGAGAAGAATCATGATACAATTGGATTGCTGGCAATTGATAATTCCAACAATCTTAGCGGAGGTGTTTCAACAAGCGGAATGGCATGGAAGATTCACGGAAGAGTTGGCGATTCTCCAATTATCGGTGCTGGTATGTTTGTAGATAATGAATTTGGCGGTGCTGTTGCGACTGGAAACGGAGAATTTGTGATGAGAACAGTCGGAAGTTTTTTAGTTGTTGAAAAAATGCGGGACGGTCTTTCTCCGCAAGAGGCATGTGAGTTTGCAATCAAGAGAATCTATAAGACAGCAAAGAACAACAAGGATATTCAAATTGGTTACCTCGCAATTAACAAGAAAGGTGACGTTGGCGCATTTTCATTATATGACGGTTTTACTTATGCGCTGACAAACGGAAAAGAAAGCAAAGTAGTGAAGAGTGAGTTTTTGACGAAGTAA
- a CDS encoding glycosyltransferase family protein, protein MKIEKQDLGITAIVQARSGSTRLPGKILKKIYNEPILWHVVNRLSYSKLINKIIIATTDLAEDDQIQEFCEANKFLFYRGSSEDVLSRYFNAAKSFEAKIIVRITSDCPVIDYSIVDRMLEIFIFENRLNKLDYLSNVLPRTFPRGLDTEIFTFAVLERTYNEANQVYEHEHVTPYIYNHPAQFAIKNFSNEKDYSIHRWTVDTQEDFNLIEEIYKSLYEKNKIFLFEDILKLFEEQPDLIRINQNIQQKRIGE, encoded by the coding sequence TTGAAGATTGAGAAGCAAGATCTTGGAATTACCGCAATAGTACAAGCGCGCTCCGGCTCAACCCGCCTGCCGGGAAAAATTCTGAAAAAAATTTACAATGAACCGATTCTATGGCATGTAGTTAACCGTCTATCATATTCTAAATTGATCAATAAAATTATTATTGCAACGACAGATCTAGCCGAGGATGATCAAATTCAAGAATTTTGTGAAGCGAATAAATTTTTGTTCTACCGCGGAAGTTCAGAAGATGTTCTTTCGCGATATTTTAATGCCGCAAAATCATTTGAAGCCAAAATCATAGTTAGAATTACTTCCGACTGTCCCGTGATTGATTATTCAATTGTTGATAGGATGCTGGAAATTTTTATTTTTGAAAATCGGTTAAATAAATTAGATTACTTAAGCAATGTTTTACCGCGTACTTTTCCCCGAGGGCTGGATACGGAGATATTCACTTTTGCCGTTTTGGAAAGAACATACAACGAAGCCAATCAAGTTTACGAACACGAACATGTAACTCCATATATTTATAATCATCCCGCGCAATTTGCAATTAAAAATTTTTCCAATGAAAAGGATTATTCAATCCATCGCTGGACAGTTGACACACAGGAAGATTTTAATCTAATCGAGGAAATCTATAAATCTCTTTATGAGAAAAATAAAATCTTTCTTTTTGAAGATATATTAAAACTTTTTGAAGAGCAGCCCGATCTTATCCGGATTAATCAGAACATTCAACAAAAAAGAATTGGAGAGTAA
- the pseI gene encoding pseudaminic acid synthase, with the protein MTITIGNRTIGGTNNIFIIAEISANHNQKYDVALESIKAIKDCGADAVKLQTYTADTLTIDSDKENFKIQQGTIWDGTTLYKLYQQAYMPWEWQPKLKQYAKELGLICFSSPFDKSAVDFLEKINVLAYKIASFEIVDIPLIEYTASKGKPVILSTGIATEVEINEAIEACRRMGNNQIALLKCTSEYPASIEDANLKMIPALAEKFNTVVGLSDHTLGTIVPVAAAALGAKIIEKHFILDKSLGGPDSSFSLEPAEFKKMVTEIRQVEKALGEVNFDLSDKTKKSRMFARSLFVVQDIRAGEKFTEDNVRSIRPSYGLPPKFLKEILGKKASTDIERGTPLDWTLIED; encoded by the coding sequence ATGACCATTACAATCGGCAATAGAACCATCGGCGGAACAAATAATATTTTTATTATCGCAGAAATCTCTGCTAATCATAATCAAAAATATGATGTAGCCCTTGAATCTATTAAAGCAATTAAAGATTGCGGCGCGGATGCGGTTAAACTCCAAACCTATACAGCCGATACATTAACGATTGACAGCGATAAAGAAAATTTCAAAATTCAGCAAGGAACCATTTGGGACGGTACAACTTTATACAAGCTGTATCAACAAGCTTACATGCCGTGGGAGTGGCAGCCGAAATTAAAACAATATGCAAAAGAACTTGGATTAATCTGCTTCTCGTCTCCGTTCGATAAAAGCGCTGTTGATTTTCTAGAGAAGATAAATGTCCTGGCTTATAAAATTGCTTCGTTCGAAATCGTCGATATTCCTTTGATTGAATACACTGCTTCTAAGGGAAAACCGGTTATACTTTCAACAGGAATAGCAACAGAAGTTGAGATTAATGAGGCAATAGAAGCATGCAGACGGATGGGGAATAATCAAATTGCTCTTTTAAAATGCACTTCCGAATACCCCGCATCAATTGAAGATGCTAATCTAAAAATGATTCCGGCTCTCGCAGAAAAGTTTAATACAGTTGTAGGTCTGTCAGATCACACACTGGGCACAATAGTGCCGGTTGCCGCCGCCGCTTTAGGCGCAAAAATTATTGAAAAACATTTTATACTTGATAAAAGTTTAGGCGGACCCGATTCTTCTTTTTCACTTGAACCTGCCGAATTTAAAAAAATGGTTACTGAAATTAGGCAAGTTGAGAAAGCTCTCGGTGAAGTTAATTTCGATTTATCCGATAAAACAAAAAAGAGTAGAATGTTTGCCCGCTCATTATTTGTTGTTCAGGATATTCGCGCCGGTGAAAAATTTACAGAAGATAATGTTCGCTCCATAAGACCATCATATGGATTGCCGCCAAAATTTCTAAAAGAAATTTTGGGCAAAAAAGCATCAACGGATATTGAACGGGGAACACCATTAGACTGGACTCTAATTGAAGATTGA
- a CDS encoding GNAT family N-acetyltransferase produces MKISIVTEGLYNRGYGHVTRCLSLYQAFEERNLFPTLFINGDNECMPFIPETRHDLFDWMTNQDELIEKISNSDIVIVDSYLAPLDLYQRIAATATLTIYIDDYVRLNYPEGIVVNGSINAEQLGYPTKVGTTYLLGPKFTPLRKDFWAGREKTIKGNIQSVLLTFGGQDLENLTPRMLRMLVRNQPEMKKNVVVGSGFRNIDLINEAKDDQTEIFYSPSGLEMMKIMYESDIAMSAAGQTIYELARVGVPTIAITVAENQENNLTGWIKEGFLTTYFNYETVNLENRLLTVFNSYEEREVRLKLSMTGRKKVDGLGARRTISAILEHVIKKNGGCYLRTARDIDTMMVFNLSNERSVRLNSVDQSQIKWQDHIKWYSEKINDNNCLFFLAFNSNDEFVGQVRFDIRLNYAVISISIDKKFRGKGLSSPLLIKSSFQCLKEKPKVKSILAYIRHANTTSIKAFASAAYVFSHEEVMNDEKFLVYKLTRKV; encoded by the coding sequence ATGAAAATATCAATTGTTACAGAAGGGTTATACAATAGAGGTTATGGCCACGTTACCCGTTGTCTCTCCCTTTATCAAGCGTTTGAAGAAAGAAACCTTTTTCCTACATTATTTATTAACGGTGATAATGAGTGCATGCCATTCATCCCGGAAACAAGGCATGATTTATTCGATTGGATGACTAATCAAGATGAATTAATTGAAAAAATCTCCAATAGTGATATTGTTATTGTTGATTCATATCTAGCCCCGCTGGATTTATATCAACGAATTGCCGCTACTGCGACATTAACAATCTATATTGATGATTACGTGCGCTTGAATTATCCGGAAGGAATTGTTGTTAACGGTTCAATTAATGCCGAACAATTAGGATATCCAACAAAAGTGGGCACTACTTACTTGCTTGGACCAAAATTTACACCTTTACGAAAAGATTTTTGGGCAGGAAGAGAAAAAACAATTAAGGGCAATATTCAATCCGTCCTATTAACTTTTGGCGGACAAGATTTAGAAAATTTAACACCTCGCATGCTTCGTATGTTAGTTAGAAATCAACCCGAAATGAAAAAAAATGTTGTTGTCGGAAGCGGTTTTAGAAATATCGATTTGATAAACGAAGCCAAAGACGATCAAACCGAAATTTTTTATTCTCCTTCAGGTTTAGAAATGATGAAAATAATGTATGAGAGTGATATTGCCATGTCTGCCGCTGGTCAAACAATTTACGAACTTGCCAGAGTCGGTGTGCCTACTATTGCAATTACAGTCGCGGAAAACCAAGAGAATAACTTAACCGGTTGGATCAAAGAAGGGTTTTTAACAACGTATTTCAACTATGAAACCGTTAATCTAGAAAATCGTCTTCTTACTGTTTTTAATAGTTACGAAGAAAGGGAGGTCCGTTTAAAACTGAGCATGACTGGGAGAAAAAAAGTTGACGGTCTTGGTGCACGAAGAACTATCAGCGCAATTTTAGAGCATGTAATTAAAAAAAACGGCGGCTGTTATTTACGCACTGCCCGAGACATTGATACAATGATGGTTTTCAATTTATCCAATGAGAGATCTGTTCGTTTGAATTCGGTTGATCAATCTCAAATTAAATGGCAAGATCATATAAAGTGGTATAGTGAAAAAATTAATGATAATAATTGTCTCTTCTTTTTGGCTTTTAATAGTAACGATGAGTTTGTAGGGCAGGTAAGATTTGATATTAGACTCAACTACGCCGTTATAAGTATAAGCATCGATAAAAAATTTAGGGGGAAAGGACTCTCCTCTCCACTTTTGATAAAGAGCAGTTTTCAATGTTTGAAAGAAAAACCAAAAGTTAAATCTATTCTTGCATACATTAGACACGCAAATACTACTTCAATAAAAGCCTTTGCAAGTGCGGCTTATGTTTTTTCTCATGAAGAAGTTATGAATGACGAAAAATTCTTAGTCTATAAATTGACGCGAAAAGTATGA
- a CDS encoding four helix bundle protein yields MTSIKSFHDLEIWKLSHQLVLEVYKISKMFPKEENFRITSQLIRASYSIPSNIAEGMGRYTRKEFINFLTIARGSVEECKYLILLAKDLGYISEVIFTELTLKYDSLGKMINSLINSLKRKSA; encoded by the coding sequence ATGACTAGCATTAAATCTTTTCATGATCTGGAGATATGGAAATTATCCCATCAGCTTGTTTTAGAAGTTTATAAAATCTCGAAAATGTTTCCTAAGGAAGAAAATTTCCGAATTACTTCTCAGTTAATAAGAGCATCATATTCGATTCCTTCAAACATTGCCGAGGGGATGGGCAGATACACAAGAAAAGAGTTTATAAATTTTCTCACAATTGCCCGTGGTTCAGTAGAGGAATGCAAATATTTAATTTTACTAGCCAAAGATTTAGGATATATATCCGAAGTCATATTTACTGAATTAACATTAAAATATGATTCTCTTGGTAAAATGATTAATTCATTAATTAATTCTTTAAAAAGAAAATCGGCTTAA
- the pseC gene encoding UDP-4-amino-4,6-dideoxy-N-acetyl-beta-L-altrosamine transaminase: MNKKQPTTNNQKPTTKIYSYGKQTIDDADIQSVVETLKSDWLTQGPTIQKFEQALNEKFGSKYASAVVNGTAGLHLIAMGLGWKKDDVVITSPITFLASANCAIYVGATPDFADINESTYTIDPNELEWKLKQYSIRNRKVKAVVAVDYAGHPCDWDALKSLQNKYEFQLVNDYCHSPGAEYKNDIQYAAKFADVVNMSFHPVKHITTGEGGAILSNDDSLDNRIKTLRTHGITKDESVLEKNDGPWYYEMHEVGFNYRLTDFQCALGISQLKKIDRFLEKRRAIAQYYDDFFGKDDRFIIPNVSEDYKHAYHLYPLQIKFDELKISKKIFFSKMKEKNILLQVHYVPVHLQPFYKNNFGFKHGDFPIAEIFYERELSIPMYPTLLNEDLVYITKSIVETLDKIK; the protein is encoded by the coding sequence ATGAATAAAAAGCAACCAACAACTAATAACCAAAAACCAACAACCAAAATATATTCTTACGGCAAACAGACAATTGACGATGCCGATATTCAATCTGTTGTTGAAACACTTAAAAGCGACTGGCTTACACAGGGTCCTACTATCCAGAAATTTGAGCAAGCGCTGAATGAAAAGTTTGGAAGTAAATATGCCTCTGCAGTTGTAAATGGAACCGCCGGACTGCATCTTATCGCAATGGGTTTGGGATGGAAAAAAGATGATGTCGTTATCACATCGCCCATAACATTTCTTGCAAGTGCAAACTGTGCAATATATGTCGGTGCAACACCCGATTTTGCCGATATCAATGAATCAACTTATACAATTGACCCGAATGAGCTTGAATGGAAGTTGAAGCAATATTCAATTCGAAACAGAAAAGTCAAAGCTGTTGTTGCAGTTGATTATGCCGGTCATCCTTGTGATTGGGATGCTTTAAAATCATTGCAGAACAAATATGAATTCCAACTTGTAAATGATTACTGCCATTCACCCGGCGCCGAATATAAAAATGATATCCAATACGCCGCAAAATTTGCAGATGTTGTGAATATGAGCTTTCACCCGGTAAAACATATAACAACGGGTGAGGGCGGCGCTATTTTGTCGAATGATGATTCATTGGATAATAGAATCAAAACCTTAAGGACTCATGGAATCACAAAAGATGAATCAGTATTAGAAAAGAATGACGGACCGTGGTATTATGAAATGCATGAAGTTGGATTTAATTACCGCCTAACAGATTTCCAGTGCGCACTAGGAATTAGCCAGCTAAAAAAAATTGATCGTTTTTTAGAAAAACGAAGAGCAATAGCACAATACTACGATGATTTTTTCGGAAAAGATGATAGATTTATCATACCCAATGTTTCGGAAGATTATAAACACGCTTATCATCTCTATCCTCTTCAGATAAAATTTGACGAATTAAAGATTTCAAAAAAAATATTCTTTTCGAAAATGAAAGAAAAGAATATTTTGCTACAGGTTCATTATGTGCCTGTTCATCTTCAACCGTTTTATAAAAACAATTTCGGATTTAAGCACGGCGATTTTCCAATTGCGGAAATATTTTATGAAAGGGAATTATCAATTCCAATGTACCCTACTCTTTTAAATGAAGATTTAGTTTACATCACTAAATCAATTGTTGAAACTCTGGATAAAATAAAATGA